In Streptomyces zhihengii, a single genomic region encodes these proteins:
- a CDS encoding type III polyketide synthase, producing MVTVSRPVVGLPPHVLEQSAVLDHVTHRMGDNPKLPAIRRLLENTTVQSRRAVLPLDEIVTYTGLGKRNRLYLEHAVAMATSTAFEALEAADCRAEDIDALVVASCTGHALPGIDAHLVNSLGLRPTVRRTPIAQMGCAGGAYALAQAARNIEAHPDVRHVLVVAVELPSLSYQANDVSISGLVSSALFGDACAAAVVSGDNRAGLRLGEVWEYLLPGSLDDMVYHVDEEGFHFDTLPSVTDCIARTVPHLGAWLQASSPDTDAWSPQFLVAHTGGPKIMDTLRDGLGCSEDLLRHSRASLRELGNTASVAVLDVLARTWQEATTCPEAPGLLVGFGPGVTTIAIRVTWAPGDPSGQQEASVEVMA from the coding sequence ATGGTTACCGTCTCCCGTCCAGTCGTAGGACTGCCACCACACGTCCTGGAACAGAGCGCCGTCCTGGACCATGTCACACACAGGATGGGGGACAACCCCAAACTGCCGGCCATCCGTCGACTGCTGGAGAACACCACCGTGCAGTCGCGGCGGGCGGTCCTGCCGCTCGACGAGATCGTCACCTACACCGGACTCGGCAAACGCAATCGCCTCTATCTCGAGCATGCCGTCGCCATGGCGACCAGCACTGCGTTCGAAGCGCTAGAGGCCGCGGACTGCCGGGCCGAGGACATCGATGCTCTCGTGGTCGCCAGTTGCACAGGCCACGCCCTCCCCGGGATAGACGCCCACTTGGTCAACTCCCTGGGACTGCGGCCTACAGTCCGGCGCACCCCTATCGCCCAGATGGGGTGCGCCGGAGGCGCCTACGCACTGGCCCAGGCAGCACGCAACATTGAGGCGCACCCCGATGTACGCCATGTACTCGTCGTCGCCGTCGAACTGCCCTCCTTGTCCTACCAGGCCAATGACGTCAGTATCTCCGGGCTCGTGTCTAGCGCTCTCTTCGGTGACGCCTGCGCAGCTGCCGTGGTCTCCGGCGACAACCGTGCCGGCCTGCGGCTCGGCGAAGTCTGGGAGTACCTTTTGCCGGGGTCTTTGGACGACATGGTCTACCACGTTGATGAGGAGGGATTTCATTTCGACACCCTGCCGTCTGTCACCGACTGCATTGCCCGGACGGTGCCCCACCTGGGAGCATGGTTGCAGGCCAGCAGCCCAGACACCGATGCGTGGTCCCCGCAATTCTTGGTGGCCCACACCGGCGGACCCAAGATCATGGACACTCTCAGAGACGGTCTCGGCTGCTCTGAGGACCTGCTCCGCCACTCTCGAGCCAGCCTGCGGGAACTGGGTAACACTGCGAGCGTTGCCGTCCTCGACGTCCTGGCCAGGACGTGGCAAGAGGCGACCACATGTCCAGAAGCACCCGGACTGCTGGTCGGCTTCGGGCCAGGCGTCACGACGATCGCCATCCGTGTCACTTGGGCACCAGGCGACCCATCTGGCCAGCAGGAAGCCAGCGTGGAAGTCATGGCATAG
- a CDS encoding methyltransferase yields the protein MVERSVQTDLPGETPILLMQLTTGFWSFKSFAAAVELELFTQLSLQGPSTLQEVASVLELEERPTDLLLAACASLGLLEKTGDRYRNATVAEEFLVVGRPYYFGGFVRYCDQREYPAWHRVVEALRTNKPTTWDPKVQDSPFAAEDPVMMALFWEAMHSISTFTARSLGDAHDFAESRRILDVGGGSGAFTIELCRRHPHLTATVFDLPHVCGIAKGKITEAGLGDTVDTTSGNFLSDDPLPDGYDVILLSMILHDWDEETNRQILDKCYAALPPGGALIVCELELNPERTGPPAAALMGMNMLIETTGGKNYSQTEYETWLVDAGFEHPSHIPLEAAGANGALIAVKA from the coding sequence ATGGTTGAGCGTAGTGTTCAGACGGACCTGCCGGGCGAAACGCCCATCCTTTTGATGCAACTCACCACAGGGTTTTGGAGCTTCAAGAGCTTCGCCGCAGCCGTCGAACTCGAGCTGTTCACCCAGCTCTCCCTTCAGGGCCCGTCTACTCTTCAAGAAGTGGCCTCGGTACTCGAACTGGAGGAACGGCCGACGGACCTGCTCCTGGCAGCCTGTGCTTCTCTGGGCCTTCTCGAGAAGACCGGAGACCGCTACCGCAACGCGACCGTCGCTGAAGAGTTCCTTGTCGTAGGGCGGCCCTACTACTTCGGGGGCTTCGTCCGCTACTGCGACCAGCGCGAGTACCCCGCGTGGCACCGTGTCGTGGAGGCGCTGCGCACGAACAAGCCCACCACCTGGGACCCGAAGGTTCAGGACTCACCGTTCGCTGCTGAGGACCCGGTGATGATGGCCTTGTTCTGGGAGGCCATGCACTCCATCTCGACCTTCACCGCTCGCTCACTTGGCGATGCCCACGACTTCGCAGAGTCGAGGCGGATCCTTGACGTCGGTGGAGGATCTGGTGCCTTCACGATCGAACTCTGCCGGCGGCACCCCCACCTCACTGCCACAGTCTTCGACCTCCCGCATGTCTGCGGTATCGCCAAGGGCAAGATCACCGAAGCTGGCCTGGGCGATACCGTCGACACGACAAGCGGAAACTTCCTGAGCGACGATCCGCTTCCGGACGGCTATGACGTCATCCTGCTCAGCATGATCCTCCACGACTGGGATGAAGAAACGAATCGCCAGATCCTCGACAAGTGCTATGCGGCTCTCCCGCCTGGCGGCGCTCTGATCGTGTGCGAACTCGAACTGAACCCTGAACGCACAGGCCCTCCCGCAGCCGCCCTGATGGGAATGAACATGCTCATCGAGACGACGGGTGGGAAGAACTACTCGCAGACCGAGTACGAGACATGGCTCGTCGACGCCGGGTTCGAGCACCCCAGTCACATCCCGCTCGAAGCGGCTGGCGCCAACGGTGCACTCATCGCGGTCAAGGCATAG
- a CDS encoding anti-sigma factor family protein: MTAREISSEHEAVGAYALGVLDVVEAAAFEQHMAGCDACAEQLEEFMRLEPLLGMMAEAAPASDWESSRLYAQPDARVLDRLVDVVVTERRTKRRRGLYLVAAAAALIVGGPLAATAITSEDAGSSVALPHAHSTSPAEDAFFNHMDRKTAATDPVSKAVATVGTETKSWGTHAVLELKNVKGPLKCSLIAVSKTGNEEVVTSWSVPKWGYGLPASTDERGKNPLYVHGGTGMAPNDIDHFEVRTSDGKQLVSIDA, translated from the coding sequence ATGACTGCGAGAGAGATTTCTTCTGAGCACGAGGCTGTGGGGGCGTATGCCCTGGGTGTGCTGGATGTGGTGGAGGCAGCGGCTTTTGAGCAGCATATGGCTGGGTGCGATGCCTGCGCGGAGCAGTTGGAGGAGTTTATGCGGCTTGAGCCTCTGCTTGGCATGATGGCGGAGGCTGCTCCGGCTTCGGACTGGGAATCTTCCAGGTTGTATGCGCAGCCGGATGCGCGCGTGCTGGACCGGCTGGTCGATGTGGTGGTGACGGAGCGTCGGACCAAGCGCCGGCGTGGTCTCTATCTCGTTGCTGCTGCGGCGGCGCTGATCGTCGGTGGGCCGTTGGCCGCCACTGCCATTACTTCTGAGGATGCGGGTAGCAGCGTGGCTCTGCCGCATGCTCACTCGACGAGTCCGGCTGAGGACGCCTTCTTCAATCACATGGATCGCAAGACGGCGGCCACCGACCCGGTGAGCAAGGCCGTCGCGACGGTGGGCACCGAGACCAAGTCCTGGGGAACGCATGCCGTTCTGGAGCTGAAGAACGTCAAGGGGCCCCTGAAGTGCAGTTTGATTGCTGTCTCCAAGACCGGTAACGAGGAGGTGGTGACCTCTTGGTCCGTTCCGAAGTGGGGCTACGGGTTGCCAGCCAGCACAGACGAGAGGGGCAAGAACCCGCTCTACGTGCACGGCGGCACGGGCATGGCACCCAACGACATCGACCACTTCGAGGTACGAACCTCCGACGGCAAGCAACTCGTCAGCATCGATGCCTGA
- the metH gene encoding methionine synthase yields MTNTRIDALREALATRVVVADGAMGTMLQAQDPTLEDFENLEGCNEILNITRPDIVRSVHAAYFDVGVDMVETNTFGANFAALGEYDIPERVHELSEAGARIAREVADEFTASTGQQRWVLGSMGPGTKLPTLGHADYATLRDAYQRNAEGMIAGGADALIVETTQDLLQTKAAILGARRALESTGTTLPLICSVTVETTGTMLLGSEIGAALTALEPLGIDMIGLNCATGPAEMSEHLRYLARHSRVPLSCMPNAGLPVLGKDGAHYPLTAPELADAQETFVREYGLSLVGGCCGTTPEHLRQVVERVRGLAPTAREPRPEPGAASLYQTVPFRQDTAYLAIGERTNANGSKKFREAMLEGRWDDCVEMARDQIREGAHMLDLCVDYVGRDGVADMAELAGRFATASTLPIVLDSTEVDVIEAGLEKLGGRAVINSVNYEDGDGPESRFAKVTGLAREHGAALIALTIDEEGQARTVENKVAVAERIIDDLTGNWGIHESDILVDTLTFTICTGQEESRKDGVNTIEAIRELKRRHPDVQTTLGLSNISFGLNPAARILLNSVFLDECVKAGLDSAIVHASKILPIARFDEEQVTTALDLIYDRRAEGYDPLQKLMALFEGATAKSMKAGKAEELLALPLEERLKRRIIDGEKNGLEGDLDEALRDRPALEIVNDTLLDGMKVVGELFGSGQMQLPFVLQSAEVMKNAVAYLEPHMEKSDAEGKGTIVLATVRGDVHDIGKNLVDIILSNNGYNVVNLGIKQPVSAILEAADEHRADVIGMSGLLVKSTVIMKENLEELNQRKLAADYPVILGGAALTRAYVEQDLHEIYEGEVRYARDAFEGLRLMDALIAVKRGVPGATLPELKQRRVRPAATAVVEERPEEGAARSDVATDNPVPAPPFWGTRVVKGIQLKEYASWLDEGALFKGQWGLKQSRAGDGPGYEELVETEGRPRLRGWLDQLHTQNMLEAAVVYGYFPCVSKGDDLILLGEDGAERTRFSFPRQRRGRRLCLADFFRPEESGETDVVGLQVVTVGSRIGEATAKLFEADSYRDYLELHGLSVQLAEALAEYWHARVRSELGFGGEDPADVEDMFALKYRGARFSLGYGACPDLEDRAKIAALLEPERIGVQLSEEFQLHPEQSTDAIVIHHPEAKYFNAGRRS; encoded by the coding sequence GTGACTAACACCCGGATCGACGCACTGCGCGAGGCACTCGCCACCCGGGTGGTGGTGGCGGACGGGGCGATGGGCACGATGCTGCAGGCCCAGGACCCCACCCTCGAGGACTTCGAGAACCTCGAGGGCTGCAACGAGATCCTCAACATCACCCGCCCCGACATCGTGCGCTCCGTCCACGCCGCCTACTTCGACGTCGGCGTCGACATGGTCGAGACCAACACCTTCGGCGCCAACTTCGCGGCGCTGGGGGAGTACGACATCCCCGAGCGCGTCCACGAGCTGTCCGAGGCCGGCGCCCGGATCGCCCGCGAGGTCGCCGACGAGTTCACCGCGTCGACCGGGCAGCAGCGCTGGGTGCTGGGTTCGATGGGCCCGGGCACGAAGCTGCCGACCCTCGGCCACGCCGACTACGCCACCCTGCGCGACGCCTACCAGCGCAACGCCGAGGGCATGATCGCCGGCGGCGCCGACGCGCTGATCGTCGAGACCACCCAGGACCTGCTCCAGACGAAGGCCGCCATCCTCGGCGCCCGCCGCGCGCTGGAGTCGACCGGCACCACCCTCCCGCTCATCTGCTCGGTCACCGTGGAGACCACCGGCACCATGCTGCTCGGCTCGGAGATCGGCGCGGCACTGACCGCGCTGGAGCCGCTCGGCATCGACATGATCGGCCTGAACTGCGCCACCGGCCCGGCCGAGATGAGCGAGCACCTGCGCTACCTCGCCCGCCACTCCCGCGTCCCCCTCTCCTGCATGCCGAACGCGGGCCTCCCGGTGCTCGGCAAGGACGGCGCCCACTACCCGCTGACCGCCCCGGAGCTGGCGGACGCCCAGGAGACCTTCGTCCGCGAGTACGGCCTGTCGCTCGTCGGCGGCTGCTGCGGCACCACCCCCGAGCACCTGCGCCAGGTCGTCGAGCGGGTCCGCGGCCTCGCCCCCACCGCCCGTGAGCCGCGCCCCGAGCCGGGCGCCGCCTCGCTCTACCAGACGGTGCCCTTCCGCCAGGACACCGCGTACCTGGCGATCGGCGAGCGGACCAACGCCAACGGCTCCAAGAAGTTCCGCGAGGCCATGCTCGAAGGCCGCTGGGACGACTGCGTCGAGATGGCCCGCGACCAGATCCGCGAGGGCGCGCACATGCTCGACCTCTGCGTGGACTACGTCGGCCGCGACGGCGTCGCCGACATGGCCGAGCTGGCCGGCCGCTTCGCGACCGCCTCCACCCTGCCGATCGTGCTCGACTCCACCGAGGTCGACGTCATCGAGGCCGGTCTGGAGAAGCTCGGCGGCCGCGCGGTCATCAACTCCGTCAACTACGAGGACGGCGACGGCCCCGAGTCCCGGTTCGCCAAGGTCACCGGCCTCGCGCGGGAGCACGGCGCCGCGCTGATCGCCCTCACCATCGACGAGGAGGGCCAGGCCCGCACCGTCGAGAACAAGGTCGCCGTCGCCGAGCGGATCATCGACGACCTGACCGGCAACTGGGGCATCCACGAGTCGGACATCCTCGTCGACACCCTCACCTTCACCATCTGCACCGGTCAGGAGGAGTCCCGCAAGGACGGCGTCAACACCATCGAGGCCATCCGCGAGCTGAAGCGCCGCCACCCGGACGTGCAGACCACGCTCGGCCTGTCGAACATCTCCTTCGGCCTCAACCCGGCCGCCCGCATCCTGCTGAACTCCGTCTTCCTCGACGAGTGCGTCAAGGCCGGTCTGGACTCGGCCATCGTGCACGCCTCCAAGATCCTGCCGATCGCCCGCTTCGACGAGGAGCAGGTCACCACCGCGCTGGACCTGATCTACGACCGCCGCGCCGAGGGCTACGACCCGCTCCAGAAGCTGATGGCGCTCTTCGAGGGCGCGACCGCCAAGTCGATGAAGGCCGGCAAGGCGGAGGAACTGCTGGCGCTGCCGCTGGAGGAGCGCCTCAAGCGCCGGATCATCGACGGCGAGAAGAACGGCCTGGAGGGCGACCTCGACGAGGCGCTGCGCGACCGTCCCGCCCTGGAGATCGTCAACGACACCCTGCTCGACGGCATGAAGGTGGTCGGCGAGCTCTTCGGCTCCGGCCAGATGCAGCTCCCGTTCGTGCTCCAGTCGGCCGAGGTCATGAAGAACGCGGTCGCCTACCTGGAACCGCACATGGAGAAGTCCGACGCCGAGGGCAAGGGCACCATCGTGCTGGCCACCGTCCGCGGCGACGTCCACGACATCGGCAAGAACCTCGTCGACATCATCCTGTCCAACAACGGCTACAACGTCGTCAACCTGGGCATCAAGCAGCCCGTCTCCGCGATCCTGGAGGCCGCCGACGAGCACCGGGCCGACGTGATCGGCATGTCGGGCCTGCTGGTCAAGTCGACCGTGATCATGAAGGAGAACCTGGAGGAGCTGAACCAGCGCAAGCTGGCGGCCGACTACCCGGTCATCCTCGGCGGCGCGGCCCTCACCCGGGCCTACGTCGAACAGGACCTCCACGAGATCTACGAGGGCGAGGTCCGCTACGCCCGGGACGCCTTCGAGGGCCTGCGGCTGATGGACGCCCTGATCGCCGTCAAGCGCGGCGTCCCCGGCGCCACCCTGCCCGAGCTCAAGCAGCGCCGGGTGCGCCCCGCGGCCACCGCCGTCGTCGAGGAGCGCCCCGAGGAGGGCGCCGCCCGCTCCGACGTGGCCACCGACAACCCGGTGCCCGCCCCGCCCTTCTGGGGCACCCGCGTGGTCAAGGGCATCCAGCTCAAGGAGTACGCCTCCTGGCTCGACGAGGGCGCCCTCTTCAAGGGCCAGTGGGGGCTCAAGCAGTCCCGCGCCGGCGACGGCCCCGGCTACGAGGAGCTGGTGGAGACCGAGGGACGGCCCCGGCTGCGCGGCTGGCTCGACCAGCTCCACACGCAGAACATGCTGGAGGCGGCCGTCGTCTACGGCTACTTCCCCTGCGTGTCCAAGGGCGACGACCTCATCCTGCTGGGCGAGGACGGCGCCGAGCGCACCCGCTTCTCCTTCCCGCGCCAGCGGCGCGGGCGCCGGCTGTGCCTCGCGGACTTCTTCCGGCCCGAGGAGTCCGGCGAGACGGACGTCGTCGGCCTCCAGGTCGTCACCGTGGGCTCCCGGATCGGCGAGGCGACCGCCAAGCTCTTCGAGGCCGACTCCTACCGCGACTACCTGGAGCTGCACGGACTGTCCGTCCAGCTCGCCGAGGCCCTCGCCGAGTACTGGCACGCCCGGGTGCGCTCCGAGCTCGGATTCGGCGGCGAGGACCCGGCGGACGTGGAGGACATGTTCGCGCTGAAGTACCGCGGCGCACGGTTCTCGCTCGGCTACGGGGCGTGCCCCGACCTGGAGGACCGCGCGAAGATCGCCGCCCTGCTGGAGCCCGAGCGGATCGGGGTGCAGCTCTCCGAGGAGTTCCAGCTCCACCCCGAGCAGTCGACCGACGCGATCGTCATCCACCACCCCGAAGCCAAGTATTTCAACGCGGGTCGTCGCTCATGA
- the metK gene encoding methionine adenosyltransferase — MSRRLFTSESVTEGHPDKIADQVSDTILDALLKEDPTSRVAVETLITTGLVHVAGEVTTKAWADIPTLVRKKILEIGYDSSMKGFDGASCGVSVSIGSQSPDIAQGVDTAYEKRVEGDEDELDKQGAGDQGLMFGYACDETPELMPLPIHLAHRLSRRLSDARKNGTIPYLRPDGKTQVTIEYDGDKAVRLDTVVVSSQHASDIDLDSLLAPDIREFVVEHVLKQLVEDGIKLDTDGYRLLVNPTGRFEIGGPMGDAGLTGRKIIIDTYGGMARHGGGAFSGKDPSKVDRSAAYAMRWVAKNVVAAGLAARCEVQVAYAIGKAEPVGLFVETFGTATTDVEKIEQAIAEVFDLRPAAIIRDLDLLRPIYARTAAYGHFGRELADFTWERTDRVDALRAAAGL; from the coding sequence ATGTCCCGCCGTCTCTTCACCTCGGAGTCCGTGACCGAGGGCCACCCCGACAAGATTGCCGACCAGGTGAGTGACACGATCCTCGACGCCCTGCTCAAGGAGGACCCGACCTCCCGGGTCGCCGTCGAGACCCTGATCACGACCGGCCTCGTGCACGTCGCCGGTGAGGTGACCACCAAGGCCTGGGCGGACATCCCGACCCTCGTGCGCAAGAAGATCCTCGAGATCGGCTACGACTCGTCCATGAAGGGCTTCGACGGCGCCTCCTGCGGCGTCTCGGTGTCCATCGGCTCCCAGTCCCCGGACATCGCGCAGGGCGTCGACACGGCGTACGAGAAGCGCGTCGAGGGCGACGAGGACGAGCTCGACAAGCAGGGCGCCGGCGACCAGGGCCTGATGTTCGGCTACGCGTGCGACGAGACGCCCGAGCTGATGCCGCTGCCGATCCACCTGGCCCACCGGCTGTCCCGCCGGCTGTCCGACGCCCGGAAGAACGGCACCATCCCCTACCTGCGTCCCGACGGAAAGACCCAGGTCACCATCGAGTACGACGGTGACAAGGCGGTCCGTCTGGACACCGTCGTGGTGTCCTCGCAGCACGCGTCCGACATCGACCTGGACTCGCTGCTGGCACCGGACATCCGCGAGTTCGTCGTCGAGCACGTGCTGAAGCAGCTCGTCGAGGACGGCATCAAGCTGGACACCGACGGCTACCGCCTGCTGGTCAACCCGACCGGGCGCTTCGAGATCGGCGGTCCGATGGGCGACGCTGGTCTGACCGGCCGCAAGATCATCATCGACACCTACGGCGGCATGGCCCGTCACGGCGGCGGCGCCTTCTCGGGCAAGGACCCGTCGAAGGTGGACCGCTCCGCCGCGTACGCCATGCGCTGGGTCGCCAAGAACGTCGTGGCGGCCGGTCTCGCGGCCCGCTGCGAGGTCCAGGTCGCGTACGCGATCGGCAAGGCGGAGCCGGTCGGCCTCTTCGTCGAGACCTTCGGCACCGCCACCACGGACGTCGAGAAGATCGAGCAGGCCATCGCCGAGGTCTTCGACCTCCGCCCGGCCGCGATCATCCGCGACCTCGACCTGCTCCGCCCGATCTACGCCCGCACCGCGGCCTACGGCCACTTCGGCCGTGAGCTCGCCGACTTCACCTGGGAGCGCACCGACCGCGTCGACGCCCTCCGCGCGGCGGCCGGGCTCTGA
- the ahcY gene encoding adenosylhomocysteinase, whose product MFPEPGTPNFKVADLSLAAFGRKEITLAEHEMPGLMSIRKEYAAAQPLAGARITGSLHMTVQTAVLIETLVALGADVRWASCNIFSTQDHAAAAIAVGPEGTPENPQGVPVFAWKGETLEEYWWCTEQALTWPDTATGGPNMIIDDGGDATLLVHKGVEFEKAGAAPDPSTADSEEYGHILRLLNRTLSENPQKWTQLASEIRGVTEETTTGVHRLYEMHRDGTLLFPAINVNDAVTKSKFDNKYGCRHSLIDGINRATDVLIGGKTAVVCGYGDVGKGCAESLRGQGARVIITEIDPICALQAAMDGYQVTTLDEVVETADIFVTTTGNKDIIMASDMARMKHQAIVGNIGHFDNEIDMAGLAQLPGVVKDEVKPQVHTWTFPDGKVLIVLSEGRLLNLGNATGHPSFVMSNSFADQTLAQIELFTKPQDHPTDVYVLPKHLDEKVARLHLDSLGVKLTTLRPEQADYIGVKVEGPYKSDHYRY is encoded by the coding sequence ATGTTCCCGGAGCCTGGCACCCCGAACTTCAAGGTCGCCGACCTTTCCCTCGCCGCCTTCGGCCGCAAGGAGATCACGCTCGCCGAGCACGAGATGCCCGGCCTGATGTCGATCCGCAAGGAGTACGCGGCCGCCCAGCCCCTGGCCGGCGCCCGGATCACCGGCTCGCTGCACATGACCGTGCAGACCGCCGTCCTCATCGAGACCCTGGTCGCCCTCGGCGCCGACGTCCGCTGGGCCTCCTGCAACATCTTCTCCACCCAGGACCACGCCGCCGCCGCCATCGCGGTCGGCCCGGAGGGCACCCCCGAGAACCCGCAGGGCGTCCCCGTCTTCGCCTGGAAGGGCGAGACCCTGGAGGAGTACTGGTGGTGCACCGAGCAGGCGCTGACCTGGCCGGACACCGCCACCGGCGGCCCCAACATGATCATCGACGACGGCGGTGACGCCACCCTCCTGGTACACAAGGGCGTCGAGTTCGAGAAGGCCGGCGCGGCCCCGGACCCGTCCACCGCGGACAGCGAGGAGTACGGCCACATCCTGCGCCTGCTCAACCGCACCCTCTCCGAGAACCCGCAGAAGTGGACGCAGCTGGCGTCCGAGATCCGCGGCGTCACGGAGGAGACCACGACCGGTGTCCACCGTCTCTACGAGATGCACCGCGACGGCACCCTCCTGTTCCCGGCGATCAACGTCAACGACGCCGTCACCAAGTCGAAGTTCGACAACAAGTACGGATGCCGTCACTCGCTGATCGACGGCATCAACCGGGCCACCGACGTGCTCATCGGCGGCAAGACCGCCGTCGTCTGCGGCTACGGCGACGTGGGCAAGGGCTGCGCCGAGTCCCTGCGCGGCCAGGGCGCCCGGGTGATCATCACGGAGATCGACCCCATCTGCGCCCTCCAGGCGGCGATGGACGGCTACCAGGTCACCACCCTGGACGAGGTCGTCGAGACGGCCGACATCTTCGTCACCACGACCGGCAACAAGGACATCATCATGGCCTCCGACATGGCCAGGATGAAGCACCAGGCGATCGTCGGAAACATCGGTCACTTCGACAACGAGATCGACATGGCCGGCCTCGCCCAGCTCCCCGGCGTCGTCAAGGACGAGGTCAAGCCGCAGGTCCACACCTGGACGTTCCCCGACGGCAAGGTCCTCATCGTGCTGTCCGAGGGCCGCCTGCTGAACCTGGGCAACGCGACCGGCCACCCCTCCTTCGTGATGTCCAACTCGTTCGCGGACCAGACGCTGGCCCAGATCGAGCTGTTCACCAAGCCGCAGGACCACCCGACCGACGTCTACGTGCTGCCCAAGCACCTCGACGAGAAGGTCGCCCGGCTCCACCTCGACTCCCTGGGAGTCAAGCTCACCACCCTGCGTCCCGAGCAGGCGGACTACATCGGCGTGAAGGTCGAGGGCCCCTACAAGTCCGACCACTACCGCTACTGA
- a CDS encoding carbohydrate kinase family protein — protein sequence MRIIVTGSIATDHLMVFPGRFTDQLVADQLAHVSLSFLVDALEVRRGGVAANVAFGLGSLGLRPLLVGAVGSDFAEYEVWLKEHGVDTNAVVISSEHQTARFMCITDQAANQIAAFYAGAMQEARDIELWPWVAGGAALPDLVLICPNDPAAMLRHTGECRDLGLPFAADPSQQLARLEGADVRALVTGARWLFTNEYESALLMERTGWQHSQVLARVGAWVTTLGSAGVRIDRAGHERLIVPAVQDAPVTDPTGVGDSFRAGFIAAIGRGLDLTSAARLGCVLAAEALGAIGSQSYEVDTAQLLRTAKSTYGLAAARQLASGLTEQP from the coding sequence GTGCGCATCATCGTCACCGGCTCCATCGCCACCGACCACCTGATGGTCTTCCCTGGCCGGTTCACCGACCAACTCGTTGCCGACCAGCTTGCCCACGTCTCATTGTCCTTCCTCGTCGACGCGCTGGAAGTCCGGAGGGGCGGGGTGGCAGCCAATGTGGCCTTCGGTCTCGGAAGCCTCGGCCTCAGACCACTGCTCGTTGGCGCTGTCGGCAGTGACTTCGCCGAATATGAAGTCTGGCTGAAGGAGCACGGTGTCGACACCAACGCTGTCGTGATCTCCTCCGAGCACCAGACAGCTCGGTTCATGTGCATCACCGACCAGGCCGCCAACCAGATTGCCGCGTTCTATGCGGGAGCCATGCAAGAGGCTCGCGACATCGAGCTGTGGCCATGGGTCGCTGGAGGAGCCGCCCTGCCCGACCTCGTTCTCATCTGCCCCAACGACCCGGCAGCGATGCTGCGCCACACCGGAGAGTGCCGAGATCTTGGCCTGCCGTTTGCTGCCGACCCTTCCCAGCAGCTGGCACGTCTCGAGGGCGCCGATGTACGCGCCCTCGTCACAGGAGCCCGCTGGCTGTTCACCAACGAATACGAGTCGGCACTGCTGATGGAACGCACCGGGTGGCAGCACAGCCAAGTCCTGGCCAGAGTCGGCGCGTGGGTCACCACGCTCGGCAGCGCCGGTGTACGTATCGATCGCGCTGGCCACGAGCGGCTGATCGTGCCAGCCGTCCAGGACGCGCCGGTGACCGACCCGACTGGCGTCGGTGACTCCTTCCGTGCTGGATTCATCGCGGCCATCGGCCGCGGTCTTGACCTGACATCCGCTGCCCGCCTGGGCTGTGTCCTGGCCGCAGAAGCCCTGGGCGCGATTGGGTCCCAGTCCTACGAGGTGGACACCGCCCAACTGCTTCGCACTGCGAAGAGCACTTACGGTCTCGCAGCAGCCCGGCAGCTCGCCTCCGGACTGACGGAGCAACCGTGA
- a CDS encoding ATP-binding protein, with the protein MGETQFPGSESSPIAFSEAGGASATVTGVRLPHLPQASSAARAITAAALADWGVSGEVAEAAILVVSELVTNAIEHARPPVVLNLICDRSRHQLRLEVVDGGPSPRAGRWVASCESDEHGRGLGIVGALAKAHGVHPGAGSTTHWACLPTEGSS; encoded by the coding sequence ATGGGTGAGACGCAGTTCCCTGGGAGCGAGTCGAGTCCGATTGCCTTCAGCGAGGCTGGAGGGGCAAGCGCGACTGTGACGGGTGTGCGGCTGCCCCACCTGCCGCAAGCGTCCAGTGCTGCCCGTGCGATTACTGCTGCAGCCCTCGCTGACTGGGGGGTGAGTGGAGAGGTGGCTGAAGCGGCCATTCTGGTGGTATCGGAGTTGGTCACGAACGCGATCGAACACGCGAGACCCCCAGTCGTGCTCAACCTGATCTGTGACCGAAGTCGTCATCAGCTGCGACTGGAAGTCGTCGATGGCGGGCCTTCTCCCCGTGCGGGTAGGTGGGTCGCTTCCTGCGAGTCCGACGAACACGGGCGTGGCTTGGGAATCGTGGGTGCCCTTGCGAAAGCGCACGGTGTGCACCCCGGCGCCGGGTCTACGACTCATTGGGCATGTCTGCCCACCGAAGGCTCAAGCTGA